A genomic window from Shewanella vesiculosa includes:
- a CDS encoding succinate dehydrogenase assembly factor 2: protein MELMNIARVRWACRRGMLELDILFQPFVETQYEAMTDDDKNTFIRLLECEDPELFAWFMGHEQCQDPLLADMIIKVRGRPAP from the coding sequence TTGGAATTAATGAATATAGCTCGTGTCCGCTGGGCATGTCGTCGCGGAATGTTAGAATTAGATATCTTGTTTCAACCTTTTGTCGAAACTCAATATGAAGCAATGACCGATGATGATAAAAATACCTTTATTCGTCTATTAGAGTGTGAAGACCCAGAGTTATTTGCTTGGTTTATGGGGCATGAACAATGCCAAGATCCATTGTTAGCCGATATGATAATAAAAGTCCGTGGAAGACCAGCACCTTAA
- a CDS encoding protein YgfX — MQQFALSASFLQRGGLTVFFAVILSSFLAWPSYPSLIYHIIQTLLFIVVMLIFVFEWRRLSHWRCLFSLGNKRAGTLLYGTGVQASNISLSKKAFICPLVCIIFLQVSKSGEQRLLLVWSDMLDDTAYRDLCRLLLSHQ, encoded by the coding sequence ATGCAGCAATTTGCGTTGAGTGCTTCGTTTTTACAGCGTGGTGGGTTAACAGTATTTTTTGCCGTTATTTTAAGTAGCTTTTTGGCTTGGCCCAGTTATCCCTCCCTGATATACCACATTATCCAAACATTACTTTTTATTGTAGTAATGCTTATTTTTGTTTTTGAATGGCGCAGATTGTCTCATTGGCGTTGTTTATTTTCTTTGGGAAATAAGAGGGCTGGTACTCTATTATATGGTACTGGTGTACAAGCGAGTAATATCAGCCTAAGCAAAAAAGCGTTCATTTGCCCACTAGTGTGCATTATTTTTTTACAGGTGAGTAAATCTGGAGAGCAGCGGTTATTACTGGTGTGGAGTGATATGTTAGACGACACAGCGTATCGTGATCTGTGCCGTCTATTATTGAGCCATCAATGA
- the nadB gene encoding L-aspartate oxidase, whose amino-acid sequence MKQAVEHQCDILIIGSGAAGLTLALHLAEKSKVILLSKGPLSEGSTLYAQGGIASVFDEGDTIESHVNDTLIAGAGLCDKSVVTYTAENAKSAMQWLINCGVAFDKEETLAGVDNSAAPYHLTREGGHSHRRILHSADATGKAVQTTLQERAIAHPNIQVLERYNAIDLITTRKLHRPGNRVLGAYVWNRDEEHVETVKAKFVALATGGSSKVYQYTSNPDIASGDGIAMAWRAGCRIANMEFNQFHPTCLFHPNARNFLLTEALRGEGAYLRRPDGSRFMPDFDERGELAPRDIVARAIDYEMKRLGADCVYLDISHKPADFIIKHFPTIYQRCLELGIDITQDPIPAVPAAHYTCGGVMTDLHGQTDINGLYAIGEVAYTGLHGANRLASNSLLECLVFARAASQDIEGLLHKIPMPCPLPVWDESQVSNSDEEVVIAHNWHELRLFMWDYVGIVRTDKRLERALRRCLMLQQEIEEYYSNFRVSNNLLELRNLVQVAELIIRCAMERKESRGLHYNIDYPEQVDNPKPTILQPNR is encoded by the coding sequence ATGAAACAAGCAGTTGAACACCAATGTGACATTTTGATCATCGGCAGCGGAGCTGCTGGACTAACTTTAGCACTACATCTTGCTGAAAAATCAAAAGTAATTCTTCTTTCTAAAGGCCCGTTATCAGAAGGGTCCACGCTATATGCTCAAGGTGGAATAGCCTCCGTTTTTGATGAAGGCGACACAATTGAGTCACATGTCAACGATACGTTAATCGCTGGTGCCGGATTATGCGATAAATCGGTTGTGACATACACCGCAGAAAACGCCAAAAGCGCAATGCAATGGTTAATAAATTGTGGGGTGGCATTTGATAAAGAAGAAACTTTAGCAGGAGTCGATAATAGCGCGGCACCTTATCACCTTACCCGTGAGGGCGGGCATAGCCATAGACGAATTCTACACTCAGCTGATGCAACCGGTAAAGCAGTACAAACCACATTACAAGAACGAGCCATCGCTCACCCAAACATACAAGTATTAGAACGTTACAATGCGATCGACTTAATCACCACTCGTAAATTACATCGACCGGGTAACCGTGTACTTGGCGCTTATGTGTGGAATCGAGATGAGGAGCATGTTGAAACCGTTAAGGCAAAATTTGTGGCCTTAGCAACCGGCGGCAGTTCTAAAGTTTATCAATACACTTCCAACCCTGATATTGCCAGTGGCGATGGTATTGCTATGGCTTGGCGTGCGGGTTGCCGCATCGCAAACATGGAATTTAATCAATTTCACCCAACGTGTTTATTTCACCCTAACGCACGAAATTTCTTATTAACCGAAGCATTACGTGGTGAAGGGGCATATTTACGCCGCCCAGACGGTAGCCGCTTTATGCCTGACTTCGATGAACGCGGAGAGCTTGCCCCTCGTGATATTGTCGCCCGCGCAATCGATTATGAAATGAAACGCTTAGGCGCAGACTGTGTTTATCTAGACATCAGCCATAAACCTGCTGATTTTATCATTAAGCATTTCCCCACCATTTATCAACGTTGCCTAGAATTAGGTATTGATATTACTCAAGATCCGATCCCTGCTGTGCCTGCAGCACATTATACCTGCGGTGGTGTGATGACTGATCTTCATGGTCAAACTGACATTAATGGCTTATATGCTATTGGCGAAGTGGCTTACACAGGCTTACACGGCGCTAACCGATTGGCGAGTAATTCGTTACTCGAGTGTTTAGTCTTTGCACGGGCAGCATCACAGGATATAGAGGGACTGTTACATAAAATCCCAATGCCTTGTCCATTGCCTGTGTGGGATGAAAGTCAAGTCAGTAACTCAGATGAAGAAGTGGTCATTGCCCACAACTGGCACGAACTGCGGTTATTTATGTGGGATTACGTCGGTATTGTGAGAACTGATAAACGATTGGAGCGAGCGCTCAGAAGATGTTTAATGCTGCAACAAGAAATTGAAGAGTATTATTCAAATTTCCGTGTCAGCAACAATTTGTTAGAGTTGCGTAACTTAGTCCAGGTTGCAGAGTTGATTATTCGATGTGCGATGGAGCGAAAAGAGAGTCGAGGACTTCACTATAATATTGATTATCCTGAACAAGTCGACAATCCTAAACCGACTATCTTACAACCTAATCGTTAA
- the rpoE gene encoding RNA polymerase sigma factor RpoE: MSGQYSDQQLVERVQQGDKNAFNLLVLKYQNKVMSLISRYVRNQADVADVTQEAFIKAYRALANFRGESAFYTWLYRIAVNTAKNHLTSQGRRAPANDVDIEDAEYYEGSDALKEFASPEQLLMKDQMSKVIFNTLDTLPEELKMAISLRELDGMSYEDIANIMDCPVGTVRSRIFRAREAIDKQLQPLLEK; this comes from the coding sequence ATGAGTGGACAATATAGTGATCAACAATTAGTTGAACGAGTACAGCAAGGCGATAAAAACGCATTTAACCTGTTAGTGCTAAAGTATCAAAATAAAGTGATGAGTTTGATTTCCAGGTATGTTCGCAATCAAGCGGACGTGGCGGATGTGACACAAGAAGCCTTTATTAAAGCTTACAGAGCCTTAGCAAACTTTCGTGGTGAAAGTGCATTTTATACTTGGTTGTACCGTATTGCGGTAAACACCGCAAAAAACCATCTTACATCGCAAGGGCGCAGAGCACCTGCAAACGATGTTGATATAGAAGATGCAGAATATTATGAAGGCAGTGATGCACTAAAAGAGTTTGCATCACCAGAGCAATTATTAATGAAAGATCAAATGAGTAAAGTGATCTTTAACACGCTCGACACTCTGCCTGAAGAATTAAAAATGGCCATATCGCTCAGAGAGCTAGACGGCATGAGTTATGAAGATATTGCCAATATAATGGATTGCCCAGTAGGCACAGTCAGATCGCGTATCTTTCGTGCTCGAGAAGCAATCGACAAACAGCTCCAGCCTTTGCTGGAAAAGTAA
- a CDS encoding sigma-E factor negative regulatory protein, protein MLKSSQEWVSAAVDGEVDDKTLAQLSADVDSHDEWQRYHMIGDAMRGELPATIDLDLFASITAAIELEPTIIAPQAKSTEVDQQRTTASNVVPFFKQFGQYAIAATVAMVAIVGVQNYNQSNDAESPLPVLMTRPLVGSVSPVSYQTGAAQNQQSYSNEQVIEQRRRINAYIQDHMLQQRLNPGVAVDNNSVQDATVNP, encoded by the coding sequence ATGCTTAAATCAAGTCAAGAATGGGTATCTGCAGCAGTTGATGGTGAAGTCGATGATAAAACATTGGCACAGCTTTCTGCTGATGTTGATTCACATGATGAATGGCAACGCTATCATATGATAGGCGATGCAATGCGCGGCGAACTGCCTGCGACCATTGACTTAGACCTTTTTGCCAGCATCACTGCAGCGATTGAGCTTGAGCCAACAATTATCGCGCCTCAAGCCAAATCAACTGAAGTTGACCAACAGCGAACTACTGCTTCCAATGTAGTGCCATTTTTCAAGCAGTTTGGCCAATATGCTATTGCTGCAACTGTCGCTATGGTGGCGATTGTTGGTGTGCAAAATTATAACCAAAGCAATGATGCAGAATCGCCATTACCAGTGTTAATGACACGTCCTTTAGTGGGTAGTGTATCTCCGGTAAGTTATCAGACTGGTGCGGCACAAAATCAGCAAAGCTATTCCAACGAGCAAGTGATTGAACAGCGTCGCCGGATTAATGCTTATATTCAAGATCACATGTTGCAACAACGCTTAAATCCAGGTGTTGCTGTTGATAACAATAGCGTGCAAGATGCTACGGTAAATCCATAA
- a CDS encoding MucB/RseB C-terminal domain-containing protein: protein MRLILLALLALTFPTHAEEDLSAKAWLNNMSQAMHDKQYKTSIIQLQADHIRPLVYIHGIVDNKEVALLEYLNGSPKNAVRVDNRVTFIEHDQPAYSVLAPRIQGIWPAALAGDLNQLEKGYQFVIGGRARIAGRPGQMIRLLANDDNRYDAQVWIDMDTYLPLRFDTLNKDKQLLEQTMVIELIELTEPANILIEAAKQEWPAVMNQAERTDGKNWQFTWLPEGFDVVVRDHHRLIGIHEPVEYIALTDGLANISVYVARAGENPMPNELLIRNGLSMVVVKVGTLEVVAIGKVPSETLDKIANSLVLK, encoded by the coding sequence TTGCGCCTTATCCTGCTAGCACTATTAGCGTTAACCTTTCCAACACACGCTGAAGAAGATTTATCTGCTAAAGCTTGGCTTAATAACATGAGCCAAGCGATGCACGATAAACAATATAAAACCTCAATTATTCAGCTACAAGCTGACCATATTCGTCCGCTCGTCTACATTCATGGCATTGTCGACAACAAAGAAGTTGCTTTACTTGAGTACCTCAATGGCTCACCTAAAAATGCTGTACGAGTTGATAATCGAGTTACGTTTATAGAACATGACCAGCCGGCTTACAGTGTTTTGGCTCCTCGCATACAGGGTATTTGGCCTGCGGCGTTGGCGGGAGATTTAAATCAACTCGAAAAAGGCTATCAATTCGTTATTGGCGGTCGCGCTCGTATAGCTGGACGTCCAGGGCAGATGATCCGTTTATTGGCTAATGACGATAACCGTTATGATGCGCAAGTGTGGATCGATATGGATACCTACCTGCCATTACGTTTTGATACCCTAAATAAAGACAAACAATTGCTTGAACAAACCATGGTTATTGAACTTATTGAGTTAACTGAACCAGCAAATATTTTAATTGAAGCCGCCAAGCAAGAGTGGCCAGCAGTGATGAATCAAGCTGAACGCACTGATGGCAAAAATTGGCAATTTACTTGGTTACCTGAAGGTTTTGACGTGGTTGTTCGCGATCATCATCGTTTAATTGGTATTCATGAACCTGTTGAATATATTGCATTAACTGATGGTTTAGCTAATATTTCAGTGTATGTTGCCCGTGCAGGAGAAAACCCTATGCCTAATGAATTACTTATTCGTAATGGCTTATCAATGGTAGTGGTAAAAGTAGGTACTCTTGAGGTCGTGGCTATTGGTAAGGTGCCTTCAGAAACCTTAGATAAAATTGCTAATAGTTTAGTATTAAAGTAA
- a CDS encoding SoxR reducing system RseC family protein has protein sequence MMEEIARVVDYQQGWATVEVELKSACNHCASSENCGTSTIAKAFSVQTQRFSLPSDKPCHKGDLLKIGLPESVIIKAAALVYLLPLLGLFLSALVGQMLAAGLGLSTNGFAMVFGALGALVAWFIGKHFAAQLEAQATPVIIAYLGQEVGIISASH, from the coding sequence ATGATGGAAGAAATTGCCCGAGTGGTTGATTATCAACAAGGTTGGGCAACAGTTGAAGTTGAGTTGAAAAGCGCCTGTAATCATTGCGCTAGCAGTGAGAATTGTGGCACATCAACCATTGCAAAAGCTTTTTCTGTTCAAACGCAACGTTTTTCATTGCCAAGTGATAAACCTTGCCATAAGGGTGATTTACTTAAAATAGGCTTACCTGAAAGCGTTATCATTAAAGCGGCTGCATTAGTGTATTTATTGCCGTTACTAGGATTGTTTCTATCTGCATTAGTGGGGCAAATGTTAGCCGCCGGCCTAGGATTGAGTACTAATGGTTTTGCTATGGTTTTTGGTGCATTAGGCGCATTGGTTGCTTGGTTTATTGGTAAACACTTCGCCGCGCAACTTGAAGCACAAGCTACACCCGTTATCATTGCCTATTTGGGGCAAGAAGTGGGCATTATTAGTGCGAGCCACTAG
- the lepA gene encoding translation elongation factor 4, with product MKHIRNFSIIAHIDHGKSTLSDRLIQVCGGLTDREMAAQVLDSMDLERERGITIKAQSVTLDYHAKDGNTYLLNFIDTPGHVDFSYEVSRSLAACEGALLVVDAGQGVEAQTLANCYTALEMNLDVVPVLNKIDLPQAEPDRVAAEIEDIVGIDAMDAVRCSAKTGIGVDLVLEEIIAKIPPPVGDESAPLQALIIDSWFDAYLGVVSLVRIKNGILKKGEKFKVMSTGQNYNADRVGIFTPKEKDKAELRAGEVGYVISGIKEIHGAPVGDTLTHAKHGADKPLPGFKRVKPQVYAGVFPISTDEYESFRDALNKLSLNDASLFFEPETSSALGFGFRIGYLGLLHMEIVQERLEREYNLDLITTAPTVVYEVIMNNGDTIYVDNPSGLPALNNIQEIREPIVEANILVPKEYLGNVITLCIEKRGSQTNMVYHGNQVAVTYHLPMAEVVMDFFDRLKSTSRGYASLEYNFIRFDPADMVRLDILINGDRVDALAMIIHRSNIRHRGLALVEKMKELIPRQMFDIAIQAAVGSQIIARSSIKALRKDVTAKCYGGDVSRKKKLLNKQKEGKKRMKQVGNVEVPQEAFLAVLKLND from the coding sequence ATGAAACACATTAGAAACTTCTCGATTATTGCCCATATCGACCATGGTAAATCAACTTTATCCGATCGCCTGATCCAGGTATGTGGCGGCTTAACTGACCGTGAAATGGCTGCACAGGTTTTAGATTCAATGGATCTAGAACGTGAGCGTGGCATTACGATTAAAGCCCAAAGTGTCACCTTAGATTACCATGCAAAAGATGGTAACACTTATTTACTCAACTTCATTGATACCCCAGGACACGTAGACTTTTCTTATGAAGTTTCACGTTCTTTGGCAGCATGTGAAGGTGCATTATTAGTGGTTGATGCTGGTCAAGGCGTAGAAGCTCAGACATTAGCAAACTGTTATACTGCACTAGAAATGAATTTGGACGTTGTCCCAGTACTCAACAAAATTGACTTGCCTCAGGCTGAGCCCGATCGTGTCGCTGCAGAGATTGAAGACATCGTTGGTATTGATGCCATGGATGCGGTGCGCTGTTCTGCAAAGACTGGTATCGGTGTTGATTTAGTCCTTGAAGAAATTATTGCAAAAATTCCTCCTCCAGTAGGTGATGAATCTGCGCCTTTACAAGCCTTGATTATTGACTCATGGTTTGACGCTTACCTTGGTGTGGTGTCGTTAGTTCGTATTAAGAATGGTATTCTTAAAAAAGGCGAAAAATTCAAAGTGATGTCCACCGGACAAAACTATAACGCTGACCGTGTTGGTATTTTTACTCCAAAAGAAAAAGACAAAGCAGAGCTTCGAGCCGGTGAAGTGGGTTATGTTATTTCTGGTATTAAAGAAATTCATGGTGCACCAGTTGGCGATACGTTAACTCATGCAAAGCATGGCGCAGACAAACCATTACCCGGTTTTAAGCGAGTTAAGCCTCAGGTTTATGCTGGTGTATTCCCGATTTCGACTGATGAGTATGAAAGTTTCCGCGATGCATTGAACAAGCTTAGCTTAAATGATGCATCCCTGTTTTTTGAACCTGAAACATCTTCAGCGTTAGGCTTTGGTTTCCGCATCGGTTACCTCGGTTTACTGCACATGGAGATTGTTCAGGAGCGCTTAGAGCGTGAATATAATCTCGATTTGATCACTACAGCGCCGACAGTGGTTTACGAAGTTATCATGAATAACGGTGATACTATTTATGTTGATAATCCATCAGGATTACCTGCGCTGAATAACATCCAGGAAATTCGTGAACCGATTGTTGAAGCCAATATTTTAGTGCCTAAAGAATACCTAGGTAACGTGATTACCTTGTGTATTGAAAAGCGTGGTTCGCAAACCAACATGGTGTATCACGGTAATCAAGTGGCCGTGACCTATCATTTGCCTATGGCTGAAGTGGTAATGGACTTCTTTGACCGTCTCAAGTCTACGAGCCGGGGTTATGCTTCATTAGAGTATAACTTTATTCGCTTCGATCCAGCGGACATGGTACGCCTAGACATATTAATCAATGGCGACAGAGTTGATGCACTTGCGATGATTATTCACCGCAGTAACATTCGTCATCGCGGCTTGGCTTTGGTTGAGAAGATGAAAGAATTAATCCCTCGCCAGATGTTCGATATTGCGATTCAGGCTGCTGTTGGCAGTCAGATTATTGCTCGTTCAAGCATTAAAGCATTACGTAAAGATGTGACCGCTAAGTGTTATGGTGGTGACGTTTCACGTAAGAAGAAACTGCTTAACAAGCAGAAAGAAGGTAAAAAACGCATGAAGCAAGTGGGTAACGTTGAGGTGCCACAAGAGGCATTTTTAGCGGTACTGAAGCTAAACGATTAA
- the lepB gene encoding signal peptidase I, protein MAAYFSLILVLVTLVSGLIWLIDVVFFAPKRRENLLAAQANSTQLSADAIDKIIREPVLVETAHSIFPVIAFVMILRSFIYEPFQIPSGSMMPTLLVGDFILVEKFSYGLRDPVWRSKLVETGEPERGDVFVFKYPENPKIDYIKRVVGLPGDKIFYRNKQLMIQEACDSQVDCPAAKTIEHVEINRGEFSHNGVPLIRSTEQLGDVKHDILIDPSRPDFRQHFYPQAGLPAGEFVVPKGMYFAMGDNRDNSTDSRFWGFVPEENLVGKAVAIWISFEFDRQPSDVLPTWVPTGVRFDRVGGIH, encoded by the coding sequence ATGGCAGCCTATTTTTCGCTTATTTTAGTGCTCGTAACCTTGGTCAGCGGTCTTATTTGGTTAATTGATGTGGTTTTTTTCGCGCCTAAACGCCGTGAAAACTTATTAGCAGCACAAGCTAACTCAACCCAGTTAAGCGCAGACGCTATCGATAAAATCATTCGTGAGCCTGTGCTAGTTGAAACGGCGCATTCTATTTTTCCTGTCATCGCCTTTGTCATGATTCTGCGCTCATTTATTTATGAGCCATTTCAAATTCCTTCTGGCTCTATGATGCCGACACTCTTGGTCGGTGACTTTATTTTGGTTGAAAAGTTTAGTTACGGATTACGTGATCCGGTATGGCGCAGTAAGTTGGTTGAAACTGGTGAGCCTGAACGTGGTGACGTATTTGTATTCAAGTATCCTGAAAATCCAAAGATTGACTACATAAAGCGTGTAGTTGGCCTGCCAGGAGACAAGATTTTCTATCGAAATAAGCAGCTTATGATCCAAGAGGCATGTGATAGCCAGGTTGACTGTCCTGCGGCTAAAACGATTGAACATGTCGAAATTAATCGTGGAGAGTTTAGCCATAATGGCGTGCCATTAATTCGTTCGACTGAACAACTTGGCGATGTTAAACACGATATATTAATCGATCCGTCTCGACCTGATTTTAGACAGCACTTTTATCCCCAAGCAGGCCTTCCTGCCGGTGAGTTTGTTGTGCCTAAGGGAATGTATTTTGCCATGGGCGATAATCGTGATAACAGTACCGACAGCCGTTTTTGGGGCTTTGTACCGGAAGAGAATCTTGTAGGTAAAGCCGTAGCAATTTGGATTAGTTTTGAATTTGATCGTCAGCCGAGTGATGTGTTACCTACATGGGTACCAACCGGTGTACGTTTTGATAGAGTAGGTGGAATACATTGA
- the rnc gene encoding ribonuclease III yields the protein MEPIKNLPRLCRTLGYEFNNIELLIQALTHRSAANKHNERLEFLGDSILSIVISDALYHQFPKATEGDLSRMRATLVKGDTLTIIAKEFKLGDYLYLGPGELKSGGFRRESILADAVEAIIGAVYLDADIEVCRKLLLSWYRERLAEIKPGINQKDPKTILQEYLQGFKKPLPDYQVVAVEGEAHDQTFTVECSISELDKVVTGVASSRRKAEQLAAAQVLELLNK from the coding sequence ATGGAACCCATTAAAAATTTGCCGCGTTTGTGCCGTACTTTAGGTTATGAATTTAATAATATTGAATTACTTATCCAGGCATTAACTCATCGTAGCGCAGCAAATAAACATAATGAGCGTTTAGAGTTTTTAGGTGATTCGATTTTATCGATAGTCATTTCAGATGCCTTATATCATCAGTTTCCAAAGGCAACTGAAGGCGATTTAAGTCGTATGCGTGCGACCTTAGTTAAAGGCGATACGCTGACTATCATCGCCAAAGAATTCAAATTAGGGGATTATTTATATCTCGGCCCTGGAGAACTTAAAAGCGGTGGATTTAGACGCGAATCGATTTTAGCCGATGCAGTAGAAGCTATTATTGGTGCTGTCTACCTCGATGCCGACATTGAAGTGTGCCGTAAGCTATTATTATCATGGTATCGAGAGCGTTTAGCTGAGATAAAGCCGGGTATTAATCAAAAAGATCCCAAGACTATTTTACAAGAATATTTGCAAGGTTTTAAAAAGCCATTGCCCGATTACCAAGTTGTCGCGGTAGAAGGCGAAGCGCATGATCAAACCTTTACTGTAGAATGTAGCATTAGTGAATTAGATAAAGTTGTCACCGGTGTGGCAAGTTCAAGAAGAAAAGCTGAACAGCTTGCCGCTGCTCAGGTATTGGAGTTACTGAATAAATGA